The segment TCCTGAAAAGGGGTTTTCTCCTGATTATCTTGGTCAAGACAACTAGTTATGATACGATCTGTGGTATCTTTTTCACTCACATCACTAAACATAACCTTCCGTTTTTCCCCTCGACGAGAATCATGACCATAGCCAGTGACCGGATGCAAATGCACTGCTGTATCGGCAAGTTCCTTTTTCTGATTCTCGTTTGAGCATTTGACAGCTGTCAGTTCTTTACTAACATCTTTTCCAGATTCAACTTCAAAGTTCTTGGAAGCTCTCAAAGTTCTCAAATTTTCATTGTCTCTTGCTTCAACAGCCATCTCAAGCTCTTGGACCCTTGCCTATTAATATTAGCACATTGAAGCATCTTCAAAGCTCGAAGTGAAATTAACAAAATTGGATTGACCAGGACATCAAGCACTTACCTTGAGCTTATCTATCTTCTCTATAGCCTTCTCAAGCTTACTAAGAGAACGCGCCTCCGCCCTCCCAAGGGTGTTGCACTTGGTCATCAATTCTTTGTAACTCCTGCCAGAAGCACACAGTAGTAGTCTTGCATCAAACTTACAGCTTCAAGATAAAGAATGCTGATGTGCCAGATAGAAGCAGACCAGAGTAAACCACAAACTGGACATCTCAAAACACTGGAAAATAACTTAACAATGTAAAAAGATGAGCATTTTAGGGGAAGGATCAGCTGGTGGAAAAACTTTCAGATCTCAATCACAaaacttctctttttttttattttgacgaCAAGGGAAACCCACAAGTGCTACCCTTTGGGTAAAACCCctgctcctatgcaatagctcgcaaaccacataggagaggtaactcGCACTAGGCAAGTCTGGTGCGATcagctcgacccagaaggcaaaccccttgttTTTGCTGGCAACGGGTTTCAAACTTGTGCTCAAATTACTGGGCCACCCCGAAAGGTAATCACAAAACTTCTTGAATCAATTCCCCCCATAATACTTTAAAGGATATCCTAACAAGTCCACAGACAAATTTACAATATATAACTTACTCCGCCCAAATTTATCTTATTAATAGTCgttgaagaaaataattaaattcagaATACTAGTCAGTATCtctactaaaaaaaattaacaactaTAATTACCTATAGAGCAGAAAGAAGCcactaaattttttgaaatagcACTACTTCCATGTAAGCATGACATAATGTGCAAGAACTCTAATTTTGCAGACTAGAAGTTCTAGTCCAACTATCTTTCAGACTTTACCACTCTGTTGGATGTAAAGAGTCCCAAGGGAAGCGGGGCTTTGATAGAGTTTCTAGGTTGAagcttatttattaatatgtagaCCTTCATATTCCAACATGCATATTCTGGTATCATGTCAACTATGACTTGCCTGAGCTCAAGCAGAAAACAAATATGATGTGTAACATGTAGttcatttcataaataaaagcaactccaaaaataaaatattacttgTTACGGATGACCAGTGACTTTTTCAAGACGTCAATCGTCTCTTTACTGTTGGCCTGATTGCCCAATGAAGCAAGCTTCAGGACTTCTTCTTCCCCCAAGTTCACATCACAGACTCTAAAGACAAGAACATATATGAGAAGTCGTAACAAATTCtaatacaacaaaaatatgatataaatgctTGTTTCCTTAATATAATTCACTTACAGCTTGAGTGCTGCCAGCTCTTTAGCTAGGGCCATACTTCTTTCTTGCAGTCGTCTGCATTCCAAGGTTGATTGATCAAGCTCCTGCAATACGAATTCTCCCAGCACATAGAACTTGTAAGAGTACATTTTTTCCCACTAGAAGGCATTCAGTTTAAGCATGCAATGCACAAATTTATTTGCAATAAATCAAGAGTCAAAACATGTACCTGAGATTTTACATGAAGTAACTGCTGACTGGCTGTCTTCTGTTTTTTAGCTTCGTTCTTTAAAGCCACTTCtactttcaactgctctttgcAACTGAGCAACTGAAAATTTCCCAGTACTAGCAAGATTAGTTGAGGGAAAGAAAGTTTTGAGAAGTCTTGGGAGGGATGAATGTGTAGGCAGATATTCTGACATAAACATCTCTCAGAACACTTGGCTGTACAAGGTATGCATCAGCAATCACCACGGGACATTACCTGAACTGGTCTATTTGCTCTCAAGAAACTTTTATGGTTTTGAGCAGAATATCACTGTTCAAATCATTATCCTAATGTTTTGGGTTCCACAACAATTTGAACACGAAATTCCTAGTTCTCAACCCACTTCATTGAACACTAGGTCACACCCATGGGTGCCTAATTGTTTTCTCTTGCTGTGAACATGTATACTATATTTAGAGACTAAACAGTCTTATCATTCTCTTCAATACCTCAAATTTTTAGTTTCGAGCTTGGTGGAGTAAAATATCTGGGAATGTACTTGTATTTTTCTGGAATCAAAAACTATCaaaaatgtaatgaaaatgaaaataaaaaaatgtctcAACTAGACAACAGATATGCAAACTTCTACAATCACCTCTTTCTACAAATGGAATACTAcaattctaattcttttttagtCAGATTAACAACAACTTTAATCCAGTCCTATTTCATGAATAGAAATAAAGTACAGTGAATACCATAACCAGTACGCAACTCTAAGCTCTGTATACTGCAAATTCAAGGCAATCAAAACAGGAAAAGGATGAACCATTTACCTCAGCATTAACTTCTTTGATATCTTTTTGTTGCTGTTCCAGGGTAGAAGCCAGTTTTAAGACTTTCCCCTCTAACCTTTTGACCTCATTTTGTAATTCACAGGGAGGTCCCCCTTCAACGTCATGTGGTTGCTGGGAAAGACTAGGATCATTTGGATCACCAACTGATTGAAAAAAAAGCCTATGTGTGTTTTTCTCTGTACAAGTCTGTTTGCAAACTGGacaattcttcttttttccatttGTACAATACTCAAACCATTGCTGCAGACTGATTTTTACAACCATAACATGTGAGGCAGAAGCAACTATAGagacacaataaaaaaaatgaacccAAATAGACAAGTtgagataaaaaattataatttaatggTGCAAAATACCATTGCACCACTCTTCCTTATGGCATTGGTGTAAAAgttatataaacacataatctcTCACACACACCAGCTGCCAAAGCTCTACATCCACCACTATACAGAGGCATATTTATAGGACAGTAGACTTGACTAGATTAACGTTAATGCTATTCATCTTTTCACATCATAGAAGCCGAACAGAAGAAACATTTGTAAAGGACATATTATCAGACTTCAAAATTTGCACAAACAACTTCTATAAACTGGTCTAACAATAGCCACTTTCAAATAAAACTCCAAGAACAAATGGGAGAAATTTTATAACAAGTAGGAGTACAATTTTAGGTAATAACTTTAACCAAATGCAATCCAAAACACATTTGACTAAATCTAGTCTCagtattttcaatttaaaactaAGTACTATCCAAACCAAGGATATCTAATACATTTTCCACATATTTTCAATCTTTAATCAAGTAAATCCAAACCAAGAATACTAATACAAGTTGGTACCTTCTTCAATCCTTAACCAAGTATAATCCAGCCCACTGATACCCCGTAGAAGTCCCCAagtattttcattcttttaccGAATGAAATCAAAACCAAAGTTAAGTTGGTACCTTTTTCATTGATGTGCAAAAAGAACGAATTTAGTTGAAGAAATGATCTTTAACCAGGGTACCCGACACAAGTCATGAAACATTTCAAGTTTTACAACATTCCCAGGAATACCACAAGTGGAGTTAGGAGAGTATGGCGTGTACGCAACCTTATCCATGCCATATGAATATAGGGAATTTGTTTCAGATAGATACTCAGCTAAGATACAGAGCATTTCAGTTTTTAACCCAATAAAACCCAAACCAAGATACCCATCCAAGCTTtgaaacattttcaaattaatttaagtgCAACTCAAACAAGAATTCGCAATACAGGTCATATacatttaaacaaattaaaggtACCCAAAACAAGACTTCAACTATTTTCAATTCTTAactaattaaaatcaaaatccaGAATACCCAACTCAAATcttgaaataattttactaatgCAACATCAATAGCCGCAAATTAGAAACCAAAATCTCAAGAAACGGGAGTTTACCCAAATACATAACTCACCAGAGCTCGTGAAAGACATGGCCACAAAGAGAAATGGATTGAAGGTCTTCGACTACAGGTTTGAGATCCTCAAAGCATATTGAACAAATGGTCTTGGCAAATGTGTTGCCTCCTACCATTACTAGCAGCACCTCTTTTCTCTATCTTCTCCTTCTTCAGAAAAGGGAAATTGGGTAATGGTGAGCGCCTGAACGGGAAGAAGAGGGAAAATTGAATTCAGGCAAATGGTGAAATTCTTTTACTCCTTACACGAGACCTATTTTTCCctcttcttttgatttttcccTCTAATTCCAACAGTATTTATGTCCATAGTTTTCTCCAAATCTTTTACTAATTTAGTAAGTTGTTctcaattttattcaattactagggttaaataaatattaaatgattatttcttttaaattaattatatagttttttttattttcaaacgtaatattattatttttttaattatatattaattatgaagataGTTTTGAAATGACGATTGAaataaacttaacaaatttaatatttataatatattaaatgagtGATAGTACATTATTAATCAATATGTCaagatatattttctttaatttttttttgtttggacaaGTATTGAATATGTCTGTACATTTTATTGGAATATCGATGAGTTTGAATCTTTatattacaatatatattttggtgtactttttttcttgagtatttatgattatattataaaagGAACTGGAAAATAATAATGCAATACATCTACatgtttattattctttttcatattgatatgataaaactccttaaaatattttgtttttcaaatgttcttgttcctttttcaaatatacaatttaaatttgtataatttatgcATGAATCACATCTATTGATATTTTTGACTCTTTTGTTGCATTTATATCAAAAGATAAATGTTATCACTCGTCAAATATGTTTTTTCATAAAGTTATCCAAAATGTTATGATACTGATTATTAAGTTTCAATATATTCAACCTCAAatgagaatatgtttttttaaaaaaaattattaactcgTTTACTATATCTTTTATATGAACTATAAAGATAAATAgatttatataaaatacataaaacttgataaataataaacctcttcacatattatatatagagaataataaaattaaaagttaatgaaatttaatacTCTGATAATATGCtatcatttcaaatatacttattGCATTCTCTAATCAATGATTGCACCTCTTTCTAGATGAAATTAATACATGAACACTCTAAGATATGATACTCATAACTaagtatattaaatatatttaaaattttagtcataaagtttttatgtacaaatttttgtgttttatttttataatgtattaaaaatcaaatcaacttatttagtcacttgtattcatcttttatttaaatttttccaaacgtacatatttaacaaaaataaattaatttaacaagTACGTGAATAAAAATTTTTGGCATATATATTTgtcctatttttaaatttcataaaatatatataatatatttatattcattattttatttattttgataattatattttaatatacttcaaaagaatcataaaaatataattttaatagtataaaaaatataaatatttaatcttAAAATATATGCGTGGAGCGCAATTAATATATAAGTAAATCAAAGCAAAAAGATAACAGCTTCGActcaaaaatttacaaaatcgTCAGTTATGggatcaatattttcatttattagatacttttttttaatcacttttttcaattcatataaaataaaacgtGAAATAAACAATAGATAAACTAATATgggattaaaaataataataaaaacgtAGTTCATCAAATTAcactatttttttcaattgttattttttattttggtaaataaattaaatattttctatcgtggttctttatttttctctttaaggAATAAGTTGTAATACAAGTTGAGAACTTATGTATTGCATGGTTTTAACTAAgttctttcaaaatttatttttaatatatttctttttaattttttattctttaatctttatttcaatttatatatttatttatatatatatatatatatatatatatatatataaaattcatgtTGATATTTGTTCGATACTATAAGAAGATCATCATGGTGGATTCTTAAGATGGAAGTGTATAACATTCTAATATGGAAGGTCAACATGAGTActaaaaagcaagaaaaaatcaaatatgcatattttataacattttgcTTATCATGAGTACATTAGACGTGAATAAAAAATGCATTAACATTCCCCTCAAAAAGGATTGTCTTATTGTGACACAATATTAAGgcactaattattattataggttagttataattttattctCGACTTAAAAGATCATGCAATTCCTcaagtataataaatgtattttctggTTCCAAACAAAATGcattataaattattagtactaCAAATTTGCTAGAACTAAATAAgaacatattaggaaaaaaattattgtcctttcttgatttcttaaaatggacaagtaaataagtacaaatataaaggaaaatatgaacaaataaataaggaCAGAGGGAGCATTCATtaagaaatacaataaaaattattataagtttacagtttacacatttaaaatatgaGAGTTAAGAGGTGTTGTaaagattatgaaaaaaaaaaattagagccAAAGATTCCGTGCGCAAGAATTGATCTCTTCAACATGAGTAACTAAAAAGCAAGAAAAATCAATATGCATAATTCATAACATTTTCCTCACCATGAGTACatcaaatatgaattaaaatacattaacattgagtccggagcctaaagggtataaaatattaacaaaaattctaaaaccgtatataaaattttatattaatcaaaacggtaaaatcgctacACCAACAGCGACTTATCCTACCGGAAAAAGCATaatctgattatttttttttaaaaaaaatgaaatcgctgcctaagcagcgatttctagaattatttttttttacaaatcgctgcctaggcagcaattttaaattattaattttttttaaaaaaaatattttttaaagaataaagaaaTCAGTGGTGGGAGCAGCGATTtcataaaaagattttttttaaaaaaattaaggaaatcgCTGCAGGGACagcgattttaaaaaaaattaaaaatattaactcGCTGCCGGGGCagcgatttaaaaaaaataatttttttttgaaatcgcTGCCCCTGCAGCGacttccttaatttttttaattaaatcgcTGCTCCAGCAGcgatttctttattttttttttaaaaaaaattatgaaatccCAACAgcgatttcttttttttttttttgaaatcgcTGCTGGGGCAgcgattttgtaaaaaaataaatatatattttgcaaAATTGCTTTTTCCGGTGGGGTAAGTCACTGTTGgtgcagcgattttaccgttttggttaatataaaattttatataccgttttgaaaCTTTTGTTAATATGTTGTACCCTTTAGGCTTCGGACTCCATTAACATTTGCTTCAAAAAGGATTGTCTTACAATACACATTTATATAGATATTCATTAAGTAACATAATAATCATAagtttacacatttaaaatttgaaagttaTGAGGAGTTATGGAGATAATGGAAATATAAGCTATGAAGATAAAGTGTTACATATTTCTTAGTTTAAGCACGgaaaattaatgagattaaATTTAAGGAATGATAAATTCAAAGTTCTAATTATGATTGTAAGATTAGTTTCtccattatttatttaacagGAGAAATGAAAAGGTAAGaaacttaaaatgttattaataaaaaattacaataaaaaaagtgTTCTACtcgaaattaattttattaatcacAACTTTACATATGTTCTCCATACGGTTTCATtactaacttaaaaaataaacaacaacaatGTAGTGTATTTCTTATAAAGTGATATCGGGTGTGCTCAATTagaatatatcattaaaaatattcaatactaaaaagaatatttattcatttatattgtgattgattactaatataataaaccatatcatatatttttagagacaaaaatattcaatagatatataaaaaaatgtccatagataatatacttttaatttaatcatgaaaaaatctaaaatattaattagatagaataatcaatttttgtacaaaaaaaaaaataaataaaagagaacaaaataatattaattaaaatcaaaacaatacaacaatgaatcttcaaaatgtttgaaaatcattcaaaattttatattattataactcTCTAATTCTCTATGCATGAATCTCCAAGATAgttaagtttaatttatttcttcattttgttgaacttgtaccaaataatgtgatgaatctttcataaatatatcTATGATATTCATCAAAGTGAAGGTCATATCGTGACATTGTATTTTCTCTGTCTTCCTTTTTTATTACTTAAGTACATgattgatgaagaaaaagatgaagaaaataaaaataaaagattatactactaaaaagaaagaatgaaaaaatgaaaattaacatGCAACATCTCCTGATTGgtatttatagataaaataagtcataaaaatagttaaaagaaaattgaaaagacaAAATATTTAATCAGAGAATGTCaatagatgaatttttttttaactcatttcatataattacattattaaatataattgaattttttatgaaaataatgaaaaaaaaagaagaaaaaataaatgaaggcCACATAGATGCCACATCACCTTGTTTTGATTCtcctttatatattattttttctaatgtcAATAATTTTTCTTGTTTAGAGTCATTTTCTCTCCTTTATTTGTAAAACAcaaatgattaaattaaattaaaaaatacatataattttattttctttttcattcatcTCAATATAACTGTTATGATGGTTTATTTCACGTTCTTAGTCTAATATTTTCATCTAAACATAAAATAGGtaattacaaaattatttatttcactatttaTATCATAGCGATGAGATAAGTTATCTCAAATGCATGGTGAGTTAACTTATCTTAGAATACAGAAGTGTCTAATAGGCATATTGGGTTGAAATTGAAGATATTACAATAGGttgaaattgaaactaaatgatGTGTCTTCACGCACTTAAGTTTATTACGAGCTTAAATGGGCGAAAAACCAGGTTGAGTCATACCTCGTCTAATTTGACCCGATTActctcaataattttaacatattatcttttatcaattataaccacaatttgaatttcaagtcaaaaatttttatttttttttaaaaaaaagttacaaatgaatagataaatcctaaaagatataaaacaGATAGTAATTCATACCTTCAATAAAGcaacataaataatatgaatgcaaataaaaagtgttaaaacTAATTGAAATCAGAAATCAAATTGGGTTCAACTGAGGATTCTCTTAAAAtggattaaaatttgaaatggGTTGAGATTGAACTTCATTCAAATTATCCTTAATTCAAACCTTAAAATTTTGAACAAGTTCGATAGTTACGTACTATTGATCTCATTTTTGACACCACTACTAGAATAACTGATATAATAACagttataatttaaaaataacttattctTTACCAAACGATTCAACCATCTAAAATCTTTATTCCTTATTCTTGGAgccaaatattatattatatataataatgatgGATTTGTTAGTGTCTACGTGAATGTGTGCATGTGTACCAATCCAATCtgacaaagaaagaaaagaaaagagcagAAAGGAAAGCATTATGTGCAGAGATAATGATGAAGTGAAGCACAAACAAAGGCCCAAAACATCCCTCTTTAATTCAAGTACTCTTAAAACACTTTGAAGTGATTGAGATATGCACCAACACCTCTTATAGTGGCTATTTATGCAACTTAATAATTTTGATCATATAAGGTGTAGTttggtttttaaaaaataagaagaaataatatccacataaaaaaaattattacactATTTGGTTATCTAGTGTTTGGTTACTTTTCTCTTCTACCACATAACATAAAGCATTCTAGCAATGTTAATACTCTAGGTTTGGACTTCCGTTCatgtttttctttcaaaacaaattcataattaatacaCGAATAAGTTAtatggagtttttttttttaagattatttttaaaaaaagttatatttgtataatataataagaataacttagttttttgtatttttattttattcctaataattaacttataaccacacaaatatttaagatttattttagatcatgaattttaaaaacttaatttatttttaaatttttatacatgATCAAATAATGTCGCATGAATTAAGACGTAGAAAATACTAATCTAGAGTATCAATCTGCTTAGtcacaaaaaaaaaggataaagagTCTAAAAGTACTGCAACTTTGGTTGAAATCGTTGTTACGATACAAAATTTTACGGAGAACTTTTTACCCCAATAcgctatttaatagtgtattttaaaggtgtATATGTGCTCATGTGGACAAATTACTGTTTATAATGACGCAATATTTATGGTGTCCAATGTGGacatatatataactttaaaacacaatattaaa is part of the Solanum lycopersicum chromosome 1, SLM_r2.1 genome and harbors:
- the LOC101255628 gene encoding intracellular protein transport protein USO1 isoform X3 yields the protein MVGGNTFAKTICSICFEDLKPVVEDLQSISLCGHVFHELCLQQWFEYCTNGKKKNCPVCKQTCTEKNTHRLFFQSVGDPNDPSLSQQPHDVEGGPPCELQNEVKRLEGKVLKLASTLEQQQKDIKEVNAELLSCKEQLKVEVALKNEAKKQKTASQQLLHVKSQELDQSTLECRRLQERSMALAKELAALKLVCDVNLGEEEVLKLASLGNQANSKETIDVLKKSLVIRNKSYKELMTKCNTLGRAEARSLSKLEKAIEKIDKLKARVQELEMAVEARDNENLRTLRASKNFEVESGKDVSKELTAVKCSNENQKKELADTAVHLHPVTGYGHDSRRGEKRKVMFSDENKDGGIFETSSCMHQVSNRKLNPLVNHKKAVHENILSRLKVSSGTADATQVKASYNKYELSGLKNCGKNSAVNMSPVTILDDDDLLPIKDFTQGEPSFHIRKGTSAPTSLAEIGDHCFSGGLLGPDGTNRHLGKWCKKVQNKGSTGLQGSGANSGDLISVGADGRGGRIKVLRSINQASLDKESTESIKRCKSGTKTGSSQSQGCLQIDHFFRRAGQ
- the LOC101255628 gene encoding uncharacterized protein isoform X1; translation: MVGGNTFAKTICSICFEDLKPVVEDLQSISLCGHVFHELCLQQWFEYCTNGKKKNCPVCKQTCTEKNTHRLFFQSVGDPNDPSLSQQPHDVEGGPPCELQNEVKRLEGKVLKLASTLEQQQKDIKEVNAELLSCKEQLKVEVALKNEAKKQKTASQQLLHVKSQELDQSTLECRRLQERSMALAKELAALKLVCDVNLGEEEVLKLASLGNQANSKETIDVLKKSLVIRNKSYKELMTKCNTLGRAEARSLSKLEKAIEKIDKLKARVQELEMAVEARDNENLRTLRASKNFEVESGKDVSKELTAVKCSNENQKKELADTAVHLHPVTGYGHDSRRGEKRKVMFSDVSEKDTTDRIITSCLDQDNQEKTPFQENKDGGIFETSSCMHQVSNRKLNPLVNHKKAVHENILSRLKVSSGTADATQVKASYNKYELSGLKNCGKNSAVNMSPVTILDDDDLLPIKDFTQGEPSFHIRKGTSAPTSLAEIGDHCFSGGLLGPDGTNRHLGKWCKKVQNKGSTGLQGSGANSGDLISVGADGRGGRIKVLRSINQASLDKESTESIKRCKSGTKTGSSQSQGCLQIDHFFRRAGQ
- the LOC101255628 gene encoding uncharacterized protein isoform X2, producing the protein MVGGNTFAKTICSICFEDLKPVVEDLQSISLCGHVFHELCLQQWFEYCTNGKKKNCPVCKQTCTEKNTHRLFFQSVGDPNDPSLSQQPHDVEGGPPCELQNEVKRLEGKVLKLASTLEQQQKDIKEVNAELLSCKEQLKVEVALKNEAKKQKTASQQLLHVKSQELDQSTLECRRLQERSMALAKELAALKLVCDVNLGEEEVLKLASLGNQANSKETIDVLKKSLVIRNKSYKELMTKCNTLGRAEARSLSKLEKAIEKIDKLKARVQELEMAVEARDNENLRTLRASKNFEVESGKDVSKELTAVKCSNENQKKELADTAVHLHPVTGYGHDSRRGEKRKVMFSDVSEKDTTDRIITSCLDQDNQEKTPFQENKDGGIFETSSCMHQVSNRKLNPLVNHKKAVHENILSRLKVSSGTADATQVKASYNKYELSGLKNCGKNSAVNMSPVTILDDDDLLPIKDFTQGDHCFSGGLLGPDGTNRHLGKWCKKVQNKGSTGLQGSGANSGDLISVGADGRGGRIKVLRSINQASLDKESTESIKRCKSGTKTGSSQSQGCLQIDHFFRRAGQ